The segment GGATCTCGGGATGGAAACTCTTGACATAGTGGAGCACTTCGAGACAGCTGCCGCCAGGCATGTGAAAATCTAAGATCACCACATCCGGTCGCGCCTCGGGAATTTTCTCCCGGGCTTCCTGCGCCGTGGCGGCCTCTCCGACCAAGCGCACTCTCGGCACCTCGGAGAGCATCCTTCGCAAGCGGGACCGTATCAGCTCGGAATCGTCCGCCAAAAAAATTCTGAGCATGGGCTGCTCCTTTCCTTCTCGATTCTTCTCTTCCGCCGATGGTAACCCACGGTGCCGAATCTGAAATTGGCCGGCGGCTGCTTTCTCCGTAGGAAGATCTCCCGCGAT is part of the Deltaproteobacteria bacterium PRO3 genome and harbors:
- a CDS encoding response regulator transcription factor, with the translated sequence MLRIFLADDSELIRSRLRRMLSEVPRVRLVGEAATAQEAREKIPEARPDVVILDFHMPGGSCLEVLHYVKSFHPEILAVILTNDPSPQSRRAGLEARADRFFDKSLEFEKIAELLREVSEAQPL